Proteins encoded within one genomic window of Pectobacterium araliae:
- the hemB gene encoding porphobilinogen synthase: MSTAFPGTFPGRRMRRIRRHDFSRRLVAENQLTVNDLIYPVFVMEGKNHRQEVPSMPGVYRMTIDVLLKEAEEIAKLGVPVLSLFPVIEADKKSLYAEEAYNPDGLVPRTIRALKDAVPELGLLTDVALDPYTTHGQDGIIDADGYVINDVTKEILVRQALSHAEAGAEIIAPSDMMDGRIGAIRDTLEAQNLINTQIMAYSAKYASCYYGPFRDAVGSAGNLKGGNKKTYQMDPANSDEALQEIAQDLQEGADMVMVKPGMPYLDVVRRVKESFGVPTFAYQVSGEYAMHMAAIQNGWLQEQPVVMESLLCFKRAGADGVLTYFAKRVAQWLQDQHMQR; the protein is encoded by the coding sequence ATGAGCACTGCTTTTCCCGGCACGTTCCCCGGCCGACGTATGCGCCGTATTCGCCGCCATGATTTCAGCCGTCGCCTGGTTGCTGAAAATCAACTGACGGTGAATGATTTGATTTATCCCGTTTTCGTGATGGAAGGGAAAAATCATCGTCAGGAAGTTCCCTCAATGCCGGGGGTATACCGGATGACTATCGACGTGCTTTTGAAAGAGGCCGAAGAGATCGCTAAGCTCGGCGTTCCGGTGCTGTCACTGTTCCCCGTCATTGAAGCGGATAAAAAATCACTCTATGCCGAAGAAGCCTATAACCCGGATGGTCTGGTTCCTCGCACGATCCGCGCGCTGAAAGACGCTGTTCCTGAGCTGGGGTTGCTGACGGATGTGGCGCTCGATCCCTATACTACACATGGGCAGGACGGGATTATCGATGCGGATGGTTATGTGATTAACGACGTCACCAAAGAGATTTTGGTACGTCAGGCGCTGTCCCATGCAGAAGCCGGCGCAGAAATTATTGCGCCCAGCGACATGATGGATGGCCGCATCGGCGCGATTCGTGACACCCTTGAAGCACAAAACCTGATCAATACCCAGATCATGGCGTACTCGGCTAAATATGCATCGTGCTATTACGGACCTTTCCGTGACGCCGTGGGCTCAGCGGGTAACCTGAAAGGTGGCAACAAGAAAACCTACCAGATGGACCCGGCCAACAGCGATGAAGCTTTGCAGGAAATTGCACAGGATTTGCAGGAAGGCGCGGATATGGTGATGGTCAAACCGGGGATGCCTTATCTGGACGTGGTGCGTCGCGTCAAAGAGTCGTTCGGCGTGCCGACGTTTGCTTATCAGGTATCTGGCGAATATGCGATGCACATGGCAGCAATTCAGAATGGTTGGTTGCAGGAGCAACCCGTCGTGATGGAGTCTCTGTTGTGCTTTAAACGCGCGGGTGCAGATGGAGTGCTGACCTATTTTGCTAAGCGTGTCGCACAGTGGCTGCAGGATCAGCATATGCAACGCTAG